The genomic segment GTCCTTACTTGAGTCTTCaccccctcatacatatccttaaccGCTCTAATGTACGCCCCAGGAACCCCttcgcctccaagcatctctaaagaaTCTCCTtagggaccttgtcatatgccttttttaagtcaataaacaccatgtaaagatccctcttcctttctctatactgctctaccagtctccgcAATAGTTAAATTGCCTTAGTCGTCAAGCGAAcaagcataaatccaaattgattctctaaaataaacacaatatttctcaaccttcgctccaccaccctctcctaaatcttcattgtgtaactcaataacttaatactctggtagttattgcaactctgaatgtcacccttgttcttataaaatGGAATCATCAtgctccatctccacgcctcaGGCATCTTCGCAgaattgaaaatattgttaaatagGTTGGTCAGCCACCTCACCCCAGCCATgctagaaaacttccaaaaatctatcGAAATCTCATCGGGCCCCATCGCCCTGCCCCTTcacatcttgcgaatagcctcgcTGACCTCCTTTActttaaaatgcctataataGACGAAATCATGACACTCCTCGGTGTGCTCCAACTTCCCTAGAACAACACCTCTATCCCTCTCATCATTTAAGAGCTTATGAAAATatgactgccatcttttcttaatgaagGCGTCCTCTACCAATACTCTGCCATTTTCCCCCTTAATACACTTAACTTGATCCAAATCCAGACCCTTCCGCTCCTTAGCCTTAGCAAGcttaaacaacctcttttccctgCCTTTCTCTtctaaccccttatacaaactctcaaaaacaTTTATCTTTGCATTTGTAACTTCTAACTTAGCCTTATTTTTAGCTAACTTACACTCCTCCCTACTAACCCATTTTttctcttcatccttactctccaccaacttaacataagccaccttcttcgtctccaccttcttcttaacattttcattccaccaccaatcccctcgaTACCGGCTTGAATAGcatctcgagacacccaacacctctctagccaACTCTTTGATGCATCCCGCAGCCCTATCCCAAATACTATCCATGTCCTCGCTATCTTCCCAAACCCCCATCCCTTCAAACTTTGCCCCTATCTCCAAGGCACTAGCTGGAGTAAGTCCACCCCACCTAACTCTAGGACGGCCTTCCCCACCCTATTTCTTCTTGCCCTTCTTGATACCCAAGTCCATTACTAGAATTCTATGCTGGGTCACAAGATTCACACTCGAGataaccttacaatccttacacattgctctatcccccttcctaagcagcaaaaagtcaattcgAGTCTTGGCTAGCCTACTACGAAAAGTAACCAGATACTCATCCTTCTTTGGAAAGCTGGAATTCACTACCACTAACCCAAAGGCCCTCGTAAAATCTAAAAGAGCAGCTCCCTCAACATTCTTATCCCTGAATacaaaacctccatgcacatcatcataacccaTCGGCAGAGACCCGATGTGCCTATTAAAATCCCCTCCTATGAAAATAATCTCTGAACTAGGCACGCCTTTTACTACCTCATTCAAAACCTCCAAAAATCTCTTCTTTTCCTCCTCGTCTAGGCCTCCTTGTGGCACGTACGCACTACAGATATTCATAGAATATCCCCCAACAATTAATTTGATTGATATCACCCTATCACTAATCcttttaacctccactacctgccccCTAAGCTCTTCGTCTACTAAGATACCAAcaccattcctacgcctctcactaccagagtaccacaacttgtacccatctaTATCCCTAGCCCAagaacctacccacttggtctcctggacacacgcaatattgatctTTCTCTTCCTAAAAATCTTTACCGGTTCTatcgacttaccctgaagggtccttatgttccacgaccctaccctcaacctatcatcTCTCTTATCCCGTTTCTTAATACTTCGCACTCTGCATCTCTAACCTAACCCAACCCCAAACCTCGACCCCACCCCTAATCCCCTAGGACATGACCCTACTCCACCATTATCCACCCAAGCCACCACTCATGAAAAGcacaaaaaaggataaaaaaagtaATAACTATAAAAGGCAAACGCAAAGCACACAAtgcaacaaaatttcaaaaacagaTGCTAGAAATAACTAGTGAAGATAACCAGACAGCCTATAAATAACCAGGCAACCCATAGCAAAATAACCCACACAAAATTTAAACAATGGAGATAATATAAAAAGGCATGATTCAAAAGAGTGCATTAAAATAAAGTTTCGAGGTTAGAAGTCATCAGGGTATGTAGATCAAGTATTCAGCTCCTGGTTGCTGCACTGAAATCTAGCAAATTGTGGTAGAAATTAGTCGCCAGAATAATGTTGTCGGAATGTCGCCGGAATGTTGCCGAAAAGTCGCTGGGTCAGATCTGGTCTGAGTGTCAAATCTggtgtttttttaattatttttttgactcGCTTCAATTCTACCCCATTGTCGGAGTGAAAACGGTAACCCACACGCTGGCGAGAGAGTGAACTAGCTTTAGGAAAGGAGGaaggggagagagagagagatgaagGGAGAGCAAGAAGGTATCATACTTACCTATCACCGGCGATGTTCTTACTCCAATGTCAGTAGAGTATATCTTcgagaaaaaaataaatctaaagcaAGTTTAGTATCCGGCGATTACCGCATTTTGGAATCTTAAATCGCCGAAAGATTCAGTTTCACAAGTTTGCAACTCTCATAGGGTTTTAAAGGAGTTAGTATACAAGGATTAAATTTGAacaagatatttgagaaaccatttataccaaaaataccaaaagacCTTTTATTCATACctccacaaactaccacatatcgagaaagtttgaaccaaaacaaaaaaactaTAACCATATAATTCGAGCATACAttgaaaatatccacaaaatacaaacttaCCTTAATCTTAAACCCAAAGctataaatatccaagaaccaaacacagactatataacccaaaaactacaaggatacaacaagTTAATTACACTACCAAAAATCAATCCAAACGTAGTTAGAACTTGTTTTAGTTACGGACTACTTAATACCGTGTATACCCTAGATAGAAATGAATTATCAGCTATACCTGAAATATATAGAGCATTTTTGACctacaaaaaaaataaccaaaggaatcttattttttataaaattttatactaCCCCAGTAGAGATATTATATGGTGAAATTAAACTAGTTATACATGTTGTAAAAAttggattaactagagatatgattataccagaagatattggaTAACATCCAGAAATACCTAAGGTAGAAATACTAGAtttctatgcaaataaatgaattattggaatatctacgATTATTCAAGAGCTAACAAATAATTATCTCAATGGAAACcctatatggagttattattcgcGAGACTAgctaatgatctattcaaattcaagggagctacgacagtcagatatggaagaagttcAAAAATAGATAATAACATTACTCAATCCAGAAAGACAACCATctacaagagcaattaagaaagagTTTATATCATAAGAATTATTGATAAGATATTGCAAATTAataggacataaatatccagatcatcaatatttgagATGTAagagagaagataatattatcccagaagtccaacTAGAATGAAAGATAAAgacaaaaatcaaccaagaagataaggatgaAAAAAAGCCAGCTGAAAGATAGGCAATAGgagatagaaagcaacataaaGAAGGATGGaccaatgaaaaaataaaggttggagACAAGGTGACAAGATATTAAAGCTATAAAAGTGACATGTGAATGATTAGATAGTTTTTAAGAGACGTAAATTATTCTATAGCATTAGGATCTTTTGACTTTTTTGGCAAGTACCGTTATTAGTTTTTCACTCttttgacaagtgtagaataGGAATAGTGTTAGGATTTTCATTTTGTAGATTATAAATGTAAGCCAGTCGGCAGATCTAAGGAAAGACTTTCTACATGAAAAGTAAGCCTCCTTGTACACAGCCAAAAAtctctcaaaatatttaataagatattcagttttatactCAACTATGGAAAATCAAAGCTCAGAATCAGCAAACCTACAAGAAcaagtattttcatttataattatgaatagctaaattcataaattcctgacaatcatgatataataaaataaattcatgttagttactatatagtagaattattcgaaggaTAATATGTTctaaagtttattagcaaagagaaaaaagagaaaaatttccagaactatgccatcctaaaggtgaaatcagTAAGGCAGAGAAGTCGTGATAGGGTAGTAACCAGAGTTGAGGCGTTGTTTAGGGAAGAATTATCCAAAcgtaccatgctaatagtgacagaggAGCATAATTATCTAAggataatctagtatatagtgatctaagatgaccatattttgttatgcatatgattgaagggaatactttgaaataagcatcatatgaaataaaatgactaactacttatttgatgaaatgatagatagggtcaaaatacttattttgtatatatttaaggatatagaaataatagatataagaaaactcatatgggaaaagatattttatttttaaaatgagttaCTAAATACTGAATGGATAGAACAAGAGTTAcaaaatatagattttgatggtagatattattattcagattggtattactcagactaaaatgataaattatgaatacttagaatattggaggaaagatatggagcaaataagattaatagaaatacttatgaaaaagaatctactcgattacataaaaactaaaaatatggagcatatagtataccttaaatataatatagatgaattaataaggttaaaacaaataactaaggaatgctatgacatagcatttccACAAATATGATAAATCTAGTACTAAAAGTACCCCGTAACTTTCAATTGggttattttaagtatttttatttcaaaagacTCCTTTAACCACTTTGCAGTGTTTAATTACAATAAATTAGTGCTTTTAAGAGGTTGTTTTTAAGCCAAAATAACAAAAgatccaaaaatcaaaatttaggaTGTCATAAAGTAACAAAATTTTGTCAACAAATAGGGCTTTCAGCTAAGTCTGTTCCAAGATATAACTGGTCTAGAAATGGTAGACTTTGGAAAGTTAAAAAGAACAACAATAGGCTTAAAATTACCCATATTACTTATTCAAATCAACACCCATAGTCTAATGTGTGATAagagaaattttgatttttctaagCTCTGATCAACTTGAATATTCATGCTTTTTTTAAGAGATAATCACAGGTTTGATGGCTTTCATGTGGTTTGCCTTGAACAAAAGACCGGGGGGATATATTAGCTAGGATGATCATGGCCACATTGTGATTAAGTTAGGCTTCACATTTTCTTCTCATGGATCTAAGATACAAATGCATGTTAGGAAAGCACCTCATGCTAAGTAAAACACCCCCGCCTATTTAAACACTTACTCCAATTATGACATGCTTCAAATCAGCACTTAACAACATGATAAAGTATTAATATGGCTATTAGACGCTTTCGCCTcatattttggaaaagttttttTCATATACACAAGAGCCATTACGTAGATGTAGACACAAAATTTTGTCCCTCTTGAGAGTGTATTTTCCACCTATTTAC from the Capsicum annuum cultivar UCD-10X-F1 chromosome 9, UCD10Xv1.1, whole genome shotgun sequence genome contains:
- the LOC124887162 gene encoding uncharacterized protein LOC124887162: MNICSAYVPQGGLDEEEKKRFLEVLNEVVKGVPSSEIIFIGGDFNRHIGSLPMGYDDVHGGFVFRDKNVEGAALLDFTRAFGLVVVNSSFPKKDEYLGLEEKGREKRLFKLAKAKERKGLDLDQVKCIKGENGRVLVEDAFIKKRWQSYFHKLLNDERDRGVVLGKLEHTEECHDFVYYRHFKVKEVSEAIRKM